The following proteins are co-located in the Hevea brasiliensis isolate MT/VB/25A 57/8 chromosome 11, ASM3005281v1, whole genome shotgun sequence genome:
- the LOC110655365 gene encoding VQ motif-containing protein 4: MIQSIRKSDPSMEISPKYQDNHNPQSLLPSPNSHSSSSSNTSNNSNSTTTTTTNNGFHTNQQQIPSPKPITRSESANPYPTTFVQADTSSFKQVVQMLTGSPKPTNTAAAASQPDPSPKPHAHNIPPIKSMPKKNQSSGFKLYERRNSLKNLKINPLNPIFAPPSSGFSPRKPEILSPSILDFPALALSPVTPLIPDPFDRSGAANYSNCYCPVNNPNRNHTNNSVNGNLLDAGAEEKAIKEKGFYLHPSPATTPREAEPRLLPLFPVTSPRVSGSSDTSS, translated from the coding sequence ATGATACAGAGCATCAGAAAATCAGACCCATCAATGGAAATCTCACCGAAATACCAAGATAATCACAACCCACAATCTCTCCTCCCTTCCCCTAacagccacagcagcagcagcagcaacacCAGCAACAATAGcaactccaccaccaccaccaccactaataATGGATTTCACACCAATCAACAACAAATTCCCTCACCCAAACCCATCACCAGATCCGAATCCGCCAACCCTTACCCAACAACTTTTGTCCAAGCAGATACCTCCTCCTTCAAACAAGTCGTCCAAATGTTGACCGGATCCCCCAAACCCACCAACACTGCTGCCGCCGCTTCCCAACCAGACCCATCACCTAAACCCCATGCCCACAATATCCCTCCTATCAAATCCATGCCCAAAAAGAATCAATCCTCTGGGTTCAAACTGTACGAACGTAGAAACTCCCTCAAAAACCTTAAGATCAATCCGCTCAACCCAATTTTCGCTCCTCCCAGTTCCGGATTCTCGCCTCGAAAACCCGAGATCCTCTCTCCAAGCATCCTCGACTTTCCAGCCCTCGCTCTCAGCCCAGTGACTCCCTTAATACCTGACCCCTTTGACCGATCTGGAGCAGCAAATTACAGTAACTGTTATTGTCCCGTGAATAATCCTAACAGAAACCACACCAATAACAGCGTGAATGGTAATCTATTAGATGCTGGTGCAGAGGAGAAAGCAATCAAAGAGAAGGGCTTTTACTTGCATCCGTCTCCGGCAACTACACCAAGAGAAGCGGAGCCACGGTTGTTGCCTCTCTTCCCGGTCACTTCCCCTAGAGTGTCAGGTTCTTCAGATACTTCATCTTGA